A stretch of Miscanthus floridulus cultivar M001 chromosome 13, ASM1932011v1, whole genome shotgun sequence DNA encodes these proteins:
- the LOC136499267 gene encoding uncharacterized protein isoform X1 encodes MAAAAASPPVPLGPEASALLDGDRRPKPAVAISWDSPALRSHAERCEIESEACVIDSSLLPVLEELLQDIYAPLQPQPVDYEHRRIMINVFNKIAGGIFGKNNGLPIVEPFGSFTMDLFTPKSDLDLSINFNTDTNDQYPRRNKISAIRKLANVLFSHQRQGLCYGVSPIVTARVPVLKVTDQGTGVECDISVENKDGMSRSVIFKFISSIDERFRILCYLMKFWAKVHDVNCPKDRTMSSMAIISLVAFHLQTRRPPILPAFSAILKDGTDFASIEKNVSLFEGFGDSNKESIAELFVSLMSKLVSVEGLWEQGLCASNFEGSWISKTWAKGVGNLNVEDFLDRSQNFARSVGMKEMQKICECLRATVSDLSKFSEGKIAAPKLKALLFKPLNQANPVTNPRQKTVKRKRANPNKTSTNPIQKNAKKKKALEQDKLVISPGQKDGKKPLDQEESVSSPIQKDAKKTTPLDQDKLVISPGQKDEKKPLVQNKTVISPIQKNNKKPLDQEKPLGLEKLIIPTGQKDKKKSSKVGPDSGSSHVQQKKVKATVSTGRAANTHVSSSRPRPFFIPQAHRPTQPIVDQFAHIPQHLISPSAFGYGLPPPHLHPAYPHPHPHQGLVGQPQGNFLHFNPGIQLQHQGQAFFGPPSVHHPMANGFLHPFGINGAQQVQRIDNRLVQRPPYGFGPGFW; translated from the exons atggccgccgccgccgcttcgccTCCGGTTCCTTTAGGACCCGAAGCCTCCGCTCTCCTGGACGGGGATCGCCGTCCCAA GCCCGCTGTGGCAATCTCATGGGATTCCCCAG CACTACGCAGCCATGCAGAAAGGTGTGAGATAGAGTCAGAAGCGTGTGTCATTGATTCTTCTCTGCTTCCAGTTCTAGAGGAATTGTTGCAGGACATCTATGCACCATTGCAACCACAGCCAGTGGACTATGAACACCGACGTATTATGATTAATGTTTTCAACAAAATCGCTGGAGGAATTTTTG GTAAAAATAATGGGCTTCCAATTGTGGAACCATTTGGATCTTTCACAATGGATCTATTTACTCCTAAAAGTGACCTGGACCtctctatcaactttaatactgATACAAATGATCAGTATCCTCGCAGGAACAAGATTTCTGCTATTAGGAAGCTTGCAAATGTTCTATTTTCTCATCAGC GTCAAGGTCTCTGTTATGGTGTTTCACCTATTGTGACTGCTAGAGTTCCTGTACTGAAGGTTACTGATCAGGGAACTGGTGTAGAGTGTGATATTTCAGTAGAAAACAaagatgggatgtcaagatcaGTGATATTTAAATTTATTTCATCAATTGATGAAAGATTCCGGATACTTTGTTATCTG ATGAAGTTCTGGGCTAAGGTACATGATGTTAACTGTCCCAAAGATCGAACAATGAGCTCCATGGCAATTATTTCTTTAGTTGCTTTCCATTTGCAG ACAAGGCGTCCTCCAATATTAcctgcattttctgccatattGAAAG ATGGTACAGATTTTGCAAGTATTGAGAAGAACGTATCGCTATTCGAGGGTTTTGGGGACAGCAATAAAGAGTCTATTGCTGAACTTTTTGTATCACTAATGAGTAAA CTAGTGTCAGTGGAGGGTTTATGGGAGCAAGGGCTCTGTGCTAGCAATTTTGAAGGGTCATGGATATCGAAGACCTGGGCGAAGGGTGTTGGCAACTTGAAT GTTGAGGACTTCTTGGACCGATCTCAGAATTTTGCCAGATCGGTAGGGATGAAGGAGATGCAGAAAATCTGTGAATGCCTAAGGGCTACTGTTTCtgatttgagcaagttttctgaggGTAAAATTGCTGCGCCCAAGCTAAAGGCCCTGTTGTTTAAGCCTTTGAACCAGGCTAACCCAGTCACTAATCCCCGTCAGAAAACTGTTAAGAGGAAGCGTGCTAATCCAAATAAGACAAGCACTAACCCTATTCAGAAAAAtgctaagaagaagaaggccCTTGAGCAGGATAAACTAGTCATATCTCCTGGTCAGAAAGATGGTAAGAAGCCCCTTGATCAGGAGGAGTCAGTTAGTTCTCCCATTCAGAAAGATGCTAAGAAGACCACACCCCTTGACCAGGATAAGCTAGTCATTTCTCCTGgccagaaagatgagaagaagccccTTGTGCAGAACAAGACAGTAATTTCCCCCATCCAGAAGAATAACAAGAAGCCTCTTGATCAAGAGAAGCCCCTTGGGCTGGAGAAGCTAATCATCCCTACCGGAcagaaagataagaagaagagcAGCAAGGTGGGACCTGACTCAGGAAGCAGTCATGTGCAACAAAAGAAAGTGAAGGCTACTGTATCCACCGGCCGTGCTGCTAATACTCATGTTTCTAGTTCAAGGCCTCGTCCTTTTTTTATTCCACAAGCACATCGGCCCACCCAGCCAATTGTTGATCAGTTTGCGCATATACCTCAGCACCTGATCAGCCCTTCTGCTTTTGGTTATGGGTTGCCACCACCACATCTGCATCCAGcctatcctcatcctcatcctcatcaaggATTGGTAGGCCAACCACAGGGTAATTTCCTTCATTTCAATCCTGGTATTCAGCTGCAGCATCAAGGCCAGGCTTTCTTTGGCCCTCCATCCGTCCACCATCCCATGGCGAATGGGTTTCTTCACCCGTTTGGTATCAATGGTGCTCAGCAAGTGCAGCGCATCGACAATAGGTTGGTGCAGAGGCCGCCATATGGTTTTGGTCCGGGTTTCTGGTGA
- the LOC136499267 gene encoding uncharacterized protein isoform X3 → MGFPSHAERCEIESEACVIDSSLLPVLEELLQDIYAPLQPQPVDYEHRRIMINVFNKIAGGIFGKNNGLPIVEPFGSFTMDLFTPKSDLDLSINFNTDTNDQYPRRNKISAIRKLANVLFSHQRQGLCYGVSPIVTARVPVLKVTDQGTGVECDISVENKDGMSRSVIFKFISSIDERFRILCYLMKFWAKVHDVNCPKDRTMSSMAIISLVAFHLQTRRPPILPAFSAILKDGTDFASIEKNVSLFEGFGDSNKESIAELFVSLMSKLVSVEGLWEQGLCASNFEGSWISKTWAKGVGNLNVEDFLDRSQNFARSVGMKEMQKICECLRATVSDLSKFSEGKIAAPKLKALLFKPLNQANPVTNPRQKTVKRKRANPNKTSTNPIQKNAKKKKALEQDKLVISPGQKDGKKPLDQEESVSSPIQKDAKKTTPLDQDKLVISPGQKDEKKPLVQNKTVISPIQKNNKKPLDQEKPLGLEKLIIPTGQKDKKKSSKVGPDSGSSHVQQKKVKATVSTGRAANTHVSSSRPRPFFIPQAHRPTQPIVDQFAHIPQHLISPSAFGYGLPPPHLHPAYPHPHPHQGLVGQPQGNFLHFNPGIQLQHQGQAFFGPPSVHHPMANGFLHPFGINGAQQVQRIDNRLVQRPPYGFGPGFW, encoded by the exons ATGGGATTCCCCAG CCATGCAGAAAGGTGTGAGATAGAGTCAGAAGCGTGTGTCATTGATTCTTCTCTGCTTCCAGTTCTAGAGGAATTGTTGCAGGACATCTATGCACCATTGCAACCACAGCCAGTGGACTATGAACACCGACGTATTATGATTAATGTTTTCAACAAAATCGCTGGAGGAATTTTTG GTAAAAATAATGGGCTTCCAATTGTGGAACCATTTGGATCTTTCACAATGGATCTATTTACTCCTAAAAGTGACCTGGACCtctctatcaactttaatactgATACAAATGATCAGTATCCTCGCAGGAACAAGATTTCTGCTATTAGGAAGCTTGCAAATGTTCTATTTTCTCATCAGC GTCAAGGTCTCTGTTATGGTGTTTCACCTATTGTGACTGCTAGAGTTCCTGTACTGAAGGTTACTGATCAGGGAACTGGTGTAGAGTGTGATATTTCAGTAGAAAACAaagatgggatgtcaagatcaGTGATATTTAAATTTATTTCATCAATTGATGAAAGATTCCGGATACTTTGTTATCTG ATGAAGTTCTGGGCTAAGGTACATGATGTTAACTGTCCCAAAGATCGAACAATGAGCTCCATGGCAATTATTTCTTTAGTTGCTTTCCATTTGCAG ACAAGGCGTCCTCCAATATTAcctgcattttctgccatattGAAAG ATGGTACAGATTTTGCAAGTATTGAGAAGAACGTATCGCTATTCGAGGGTTTTGGGGACAGCAATAAAGAGTCTATTGCTGAACTTTTTGTATCACTAATGAGTAAA CTAGTGTCAGTGGAGGGTTTATGGGAGCAAGGGCTCTGTGCTAGCAATTTTGAAGGGTCATGGATATCGAAGACCTGGGCGAAGGGTGTTGGCAACTTGAAT GTTGAGGACTTCTTGGACCGATCTCAGAATTTTGCCAGATCGGTAGGGATGAAGGAGATGCAGAAAATCTGTGAATGCCTAAGGGCTACTGTTTCtgatttgagcaagttttctgaggGTAAAATTGCTGCGCCCAAGCTAAAGGCCCTGTTGTTTAAGCCTTTGAACCAGGCTAACCCAGTCACTAATCCCCGTCAGAAAACTGTTAAGAGGAAGCGTGCTAATCCAAATAAGACAAGCACTAACCCTATTCAGAAAAAtgctaagaagaagaaggccCTTGAGCAGGATAAACTAGTCATATCTCCTGGTCAGAAAGATGGTAAGAAGCCCCTTGATCAGGAGGAGTCAGTTAGTTCTCCCATTCAGAAAGATGCTAAGAAGACCACACCCCTTGACCAGGATAAGCTAGTCATTTCTCCTGgccagaaagatgagaagaagccccTTGTGCAGAACAAGACAGTAATTTCCCCCATCCAGAAGAATAACAAGAAGCCTCTTGATCAAGAGAAGCCCCTTGGGCTGGAGAAGCTAATCATCCCTACCGGAcagaaagataagaagaagagcAGCAAGGTGGGACCTGACTCAGGAAGCAGTCATGTGCAACAAAAGAAAGTGAAGGCTACTGTATCCACCGGCCGTGCTGCTAATACTCATGTTTCTAGTTCAAGGCCTCGTCCTTTTTTTATTCCACAAGCACATCGGCCCACCCAGCCAATTGTTGATCAGTTTGCGCATATACCTCAGCACCTGATCAGCCCTTCTGCTTTTGGTTATGGGTTGCCACCACCACATCTGCATCCAGcctatcctcatcctcatcctcatcaaggATTGGTAGGCCAACCACAGGGTAATTTCCTTCATTTCAATCCTGGTATTCAGCTGCAGCATCAAGGCCAGGCTTTCTTTGGCCCTCCATCCGTCCACCATCCCATGGCGAATGGGTTTCTTCACCCGTTTGGTATCAATGGTGCTCAGCAAGTGCAGCGCATCGACAATAGGTTGGTGCAGAGGCCGCCATATGGTTTTGGTCCGGGTTTCTGGTGA
- the LOC136499267 gene encoding uncharacterized protein isoform X2, translating to MAAAAASPPVPLGPEASALLDGDRRPKPAVAISWDSPERCEIESEACVIDSSLLPVLEELLQDIYAPLQPQPVDYEHRRIMINVFNKIAGGIFGKNNGLPIVEPFGSFTMDLFTPKSDLDLSINFNTDTNDQYPRRNKISAIRKLANVLFSHQRQGLCYGVSPIVTARVPVLKVTDQGTGVECDISVENKDGMSRSVIFKFISSIDERFRILCYLMKFWAKVHDVNCPKDRTMSSMAIISLVAFHLQTRRPPILPAFSAILKDGTDFASIEKNVSLFEGFGDSNKESIAELFVSLMSKLVSVEGLWEQGLCASNFEGSWISKTWAKGVGNLNVEDFLDRSQNFARSVGMKEMQKICECLRATVSDLSKFSEGKIAAPKLKALLFKPLNQANPVTNPRQKTVKRKRANPNKTSTNPIQKNAKKKKALEQDKLVISPGQKDGKKPLDQEESVSSPIQKDAKKTTPLDQDKLVISPGQKDEKKPLVQNKTVISPIQKNNKKPLDQEKPLGLEKLIIPTGQKDKKKSSKVGPDSGSSHVQQKKVKATVSTGRAANTHVSSSRPRPFFIPQAHRPTQPIVDQFAHIPQHLISPSAFGYGLPPPHLHPAYPHPHPHQGLVGQPQGNFLHFNPGIQLQHQGQAFFGPPSVHHPMANGFLHPFGINGAQQVQRIDNRLVQRPPYGFGPGFW from the exons atggccgccgccgccgcttcgccTCCGGTTCCTTTAGGACCCGAAGCCTCCGCTCTCCTGGACGGGGATCGCCGTCCCAA GCCCGCTGTGGCAATCTCATGGGATTCCCCAG AAAGGTGTGAGATAGAGTCAGAAGCGTGTGTCATTGATTCTTCTCTGCTTCCAGTTCTAGAGGAATTGTTGCAGGACATCTATGCACCATTGCAACCACAGCCAGTGGACTATGAACACCGACGTATTATGATTAATGTTTTCAACAAAATCGCTGGAGGAATTTTTG GTAAAAATAATGGGCTTCCAATTGTGGAACCATTTGGATCTTTCACAATGGATCTATTTACTCCTAAAAGTGACCTGGACCtctctatcaactttaatactgATACAAATGATCAGTATCCTCGCAGGAACAAGATTTCTGCTATTAGGAAGCTTGCAAATGTTCTATTTTCTCATCAGC GTCAAGGTCTCTGTTATGGTGTTTCACCTATTGTGACTGCTAGAGTTCCTGTACTGAAGGTTACTGATCAGGGAACTGGTGTAGAGTGTGATATTTCAGTAGAAAACAaagatgggatgtcaagatcaGTGATATTTAAATTTATTTCATCAATTGATGAAAGATTCCGGATACTTTGTTATCTG ATGAAGTTCTGGGCTAAGGTACATGATGTTAACTGTCCCAAAGATCGAACAATGAGCTCCATGGCAATTATTTCTTTAGTTGCTTTCCATTTGCAG ACAAGGCGTCCTCCAATATTAcctgcattttctgccatattGAAAG ATGGTACAGATTTTGCAAGTATTGAGAAGAACGTATCGCTATTCGAGGGTTTTGGGGACAGCAATAAAGAGTCTATTGCTGAACTTTTTGTATCACTAATGAGTAAA CTAGTGTCAGTGGAGGGTTTATGGGAGCAAGGGCTCTGTGCTAGCAATTTTGAAGGGTCATGGATATCGAAGACCTGGGCGAAGGGTGTTGGCAACTTGAAT GTTGAGGACTTCTTGGACCGATCTCAGAATTTTGCCAGATCGGTAGGGATGAAGGAGATGCAGAAAATCTGTGAATGCCTAAGGGCTACTGTTTCtgatttgagcaagttttctgaggGTAAAATTGCTGCGCCCAAGCTAAAGGCCCTGTTGTTTAAGCCTTTGAACCAGGCTAACCCAGTCACTAATCCCCGTCAGAAAACTGTTAAGAGGAAGCGTGCTAATCCAAATAAGACAAGCACTAACCCTATTCAGAAAAAtgctaagaagaagaaggccCTTGAGCAGGATAAACTAGTCATATCTCCTGGTCAGAAAGATGGTAAGAAGCCCCTTGATCAGGAGGAGTCAGTTAGTTCTCCCATTCAGAAAGATGCTAAGAAGACCACACCCCTTGACCAGGATAAGCTAGTCATTTCTCCTGgccagaaagatgagaagaagccccTTGTGCAGAACAAGACAGTAATTTCCCCCATCCAGAAGAATAACAAGAAGCCTCTTGATCAAGAGAAGCCCCTTGGGCTGGAGAAGCTAATCATCCCTACCGGAcagaaagataagaagaagagcAGCAAGGTGGGACCTGACTCAGGAAGCAGTCATGTGCAACAAAAGAAAGTGAAGGCTACTGTATCCACCGGCCGTGCTGCTAATACTCATGTTTCTAGTTCAAGGCCTCGTCCTTTTTTTATTCCACAAGCACATCGGCCCACCCAGCCAATTGTTGATCAGTTTGCGCATATACCTCAGCACCTGATCAGCCCTTCTGCTTTTGGTTATGGGTTGCCACCACCACATCTGCATCCAGcctatcctcatcctcatcctcatcaaggATTGGTAGGCCAACCACAGGGTAATTTCCTTCATTTCAATCCTGGTATTCAGCTGCAGCATCAAGGCCAGGCTTTCTTTGGCCCTCCATCCGTCCACCATCCCATGGCGAATGGGTTTCTTCACCCGTTTGGTATCAATGGTGCTCAGCAAGTGCAGCGCATCGACAATAGGTTGGTGCAGAGGCCGCCATATGGTTTTGGTCCGGGTTTCTGGTGA